A stretch of the Haloarcula ordinaria genome encodes the following:
- a CDS encoding MBL fold metallo-hydrolase, with protein MAIGDVYEATVGDCTDIYYVDTGMYDVPEYGAVYILDTERPALVDTGIGANYERILDAMAEVGIEPADLEVIAVTHVHLDHAGGAGYLAEACPNATVYVHEYGARHLVDPERLWEGTKGAVGDQIQFYAEPKPVPEERIVEFTDGDVIDLGDQTLEAHHAPGHAPHQVVFYDAAVDAVFTADAAGLYTPSIDEVNVTSPPVNFDLAQALEDVEMLQSLDPGTLCYAHFGPAPTGDRLETYADILPEWVEAIEEKRAELGDDDAVIEHFVETVETPEIWGERKASAEVAMNVRGVLVALDREE; from the coding sequence ATGGCAATCGGCGACGTCTACGAGGCGACGGTCGGCGACTGTACCGACATCTACTACGTCGACACGGGGATGTACGACGTCCCTGAGTACGGGGCGGTGTACATCCTCGATACCGAGCGGCCCGCACTCGTCGACACCGGCATCGGGGCGAACTACGAGCGCATCCTGGACGCGATGGCCGAGGTCGGCATCGAGCCCGCGGACCTGGAGGTTATCGCGGTCACGCACGTCCACCTCGACCACGCCGGCGGCGCGGGCTACCTCGCCGAAGCGTGTCCGAACGCGACGGTGTACGTCCACGAGTACGGCGCGCGCCACCTCGTCGACCCCGAGCGGCTCTGGGAAGGGACGAAAGGGGCGGTCGGCGACCAGATTCAGTTCTACGCCGAACCGAAACCGGTGCCCGAAGAGCGCATCGTCGAGTTCACCGACGGCGACGTCATCGACCTGGGCGACCAGACGCTCGAGGCCCACCACGCACCGGGCCACGCCCCACACCAGGTCGTCTTCTACGACGCGGCCGTCGACGCCGTCTTCACCGCCGACGCGGCCGGGCTCTACACGCCCTCGATCGACGAGGTCAACGTCACGAGTCCGCCCGTGAACTTCGACCTGGCGCAGGCACTCGAAGACGTCGAGATGCTCCAGTCGCTCGACCCCGGAACGCTCTGCTATGCTCACTTCGGCCCGGCACCGACCGGGGACCGCCTCGAGACCTACGCCGACATCCTACCGGAGTGGGTCGAGGCCATCGAAGAGAAGCGCGCCGAGCTCGGCGACGACGACGCCGTCATCGAGCACTTCGTCGAGACAGTCGAGACGCCGGAGATATGGGGCGAGCGGAAGGCCAGCGCCGAGGTGGCGATGAACGTCCGGGGCGTGCTGGTCGCGCTCGACCGCGAGGAGTAG
- a CDS encoding methyltransferase has protein sequence MHSDGPTPDHVMELGLGFQASKTTLAAVNLGVFDSLADGPRTCEELERELGLHPRGSRDFLDALVALDLLEREDGRYRNAPAADAFLVPGKPSYLGGFLQMANDRLYPFWDDLETALQTGETQNELADPDTHPFEGVIYHDDAILEQFVDAMTGLSLGVATALAHEFPWDDHETVVDLGTSEGVVPKTIAEANEHIEATGLDLPRVEPYFRAFASESPAADRIAFETGDFFGDDPLPPADVYVLGHILHDWGLEDRREILAKVADAVRPGGAVIVYGTMIDEERRENATGLLMSLNMLIETPEGFDYTPSQCLEWLHDAGFEGGEARELPGPETMVVARR, from the coding sequence ATGCACTCAGACGGCCCCACACCCGACCACGTCATGGAACTCGGGCTCGGCTTCCAGGCATCGAAGACGACACTTGCGGCGGTGAACCTCGGCGTGTTCGACAGTCTCGCCGACGGTCCCAGAACGTGTGAGGAACTCGAACGGGAACTCGGCCTCCATCCACGCGGCTCGCGCGACTTCCTCGACGCGCTCGTCGCGCTCGACCTCCTCGAACGCGAGGACGGGCGGTACCGAAACGCCCCGGCGGCAGACGCGTTCCTCGTCCCCGGGAAGCCGTCGTACCTCGGCGGGTTCCTGCAGATGGCCAACGACCGGCTCTACCCGTTCTGGGACGACCTCGAGACCGCGCTACAGACGGGCGAGACGCAGAACGAACTCGCGGACCCCGACACGCACCCCTTCGAGGGCGTCATCTATCACGACGACGCGATTCTCGAGCAGTTCGTCGACGCGATGACCGGGCTGAGTCTGGGCGTCGCGACGGCGCTGGCCCACGAGTTCCCGTGGGACGACCACGAGACGGTCGTCGACCTGGGGACCAGCGAGGGCGTGGTTCCGAAGACCATCGCCGAGGCGAACGAGCACATCGAGGCGACCGGGTTGGACCTGCCGCGGGTCGAACCGTACTTCCGGGCGTTCGCGAGCGAGAGCCCGGCCGCCGACCGCATCGCGTTCGAGACCGGCGACTTCTTCGGCGACGACCCGCTGCCGCCGGCGGACGTCTACGTCCTCGGCCACATCCTCCACGACTGGGGGCTCGAAGATAGACGCGAGATTCTAGCGAAGGTGGCCGACGCGGTCCGGCCAGGTGGCGCGGTCATCGTCTACGGGACGATGATAGACGAGGAGCGCCGGGAGAACGCGACCGGCCTGTTGATGAGCCTGAACATGCTCATCGAGACGCCCGAAGGGTTCGACTACACGCCGAGTCAATGTCTCGAGTGGCTCCACGACGCCGGCTTCGAGGGCGGGGAGGCCCGCGAGTTACCCGGGCCCGAGACGATGGTCGTCGCCCGACGGTAG
- a CDS encoding winged helix-turn-helix transcriptional regulator, with product MNCNDTLPPKPGVEQDVFEVCPVARAFEITGSKWRLTILRCLHLWGEQQFSELQETSTADSATLSRVLGDLEERNLVDRRLEDRPIATYYSLTERGEALADVFDAFEEWAFDWTAAEEPPGDPAK from the coding sequence ATGAACTGCAACGACACACTGCCCCCGAAACCAGGTGTCGAGCAAGACGTCTTCGAGGTCTGTCCCGTCGCTCGAGCGTTCGAAATCACCGGGTCGAAGTGGCGGCTGACGATTCTGCGCTGCCTGCATCTCTGGGGCGAACAACAGTTCAGCGAGCTCCAGGAGACGTCGACCGCCGACTCGGCCACGCTCTCGCGGGTTCTGGGCGACCTCGAGGAGCGGAACCTCGTCGATCGACGCCTGGAGGACCGGCCGATAGCGACGTACTACAGCCTCACGGAGCGCGGCGAGGCGCTCGCAGACGTCTTCGACGCGTTCGAGGAGTGGGCCTTCGACTGGACGGCGGCCGAGGAGCCACCGGGCGACCCGGCGAAGTGA
- the cgi121 gene encoding KEOPS complex subunit Cgi121 — protein sequence MEVAEGVADVEDVGSFVGRLTDIGDRHDVTVQAFDARYVVDRAHLERAVELARRARDRDDAIADDFGVEILLYAAGRRQIDRALRMGVSEGECRVVVVAVGESPDDEVAAAADLRDLLSPGETLGEYDEALVRDFFDVTDTELEATEGTLADAVRERVAMLAVEK from the coding sequence ATGGAGGTCGCCGAGGGCGTCGCCGACGTCGAAGACGTCGGGTCGTTCGTCGGGAGGCTGACCGATATCGGCGACCGACACGACGTGACCGTCCAGGCGTTCGACGCTCGCTACGTGGTCGACCGCGCACACCTCGAACGAGCGGTCGAACTCGCTCGGCGCGCCCGCGACCGGGACGACGCCATCGCCGACGACTTCGGCGTCGAGATTCTGCTCTACGCCGCGGGTCGGAGACAGATAGACCGCGCGCTCCGGATGGGCGTCAGCGAGGGCGAGTGTCGCGTGGTGGTCGTCGCGGTGGGCGAGTCGCCGGACGACGAGGTGGCGGCCGCCGCGGACCTCCGTGACCTGCTCTCGCCGGGTGAGACGCTCGGCGAATACGACGAGGCGCTAGTCCGGGACTTCTTCGACGTGACCGACACCGAACTCGAAGCGACAGAGGGGACGCTGGCCGATGCCGTCCGTGAGCGGGTGGCGATGCTCGCCGTCGAGAAGTGA